One genomic region from Salinicola endophyticus encodes:
- the rpoS gene encoding RNA polymerase sigma factor RpoS has translation MSMLERDIQDVELDGADQQVDTDDTDGKDDESAFEKALSREENNYHHSLDATQIYLNEIGFSPLLTPEEEVHFGRLAQKGDPAGRQRMIESNLRLVVKIARRYLNRGLSLLDLIEEGNLGLIRAVEKFDPERGFRFSTYATWWIRQTIERALMNQTRTIRLPIHVVKELNIYLRAARELTQKLDHEATAEEIAEFLDKPVATVKKMLGLNERVSSVDYPMGGESDKPLIDTLADENEVGPESNLVDDDVKAHVDEWLAELSDKQREVVVRRFGLRGHEAATLEEVGEEIGLTRERVRQIQVEALKKLRRMLEKQGLSMDSIFE, from the coding sequence ATGAGCATGCTTGAACGGGATATTCAGGATGTTGAGCTCGACGGTGCCGACCAGCAGGTCGATACCGATGACACGGATGGCAAGGACGACGAGAGCGCGTTCGAGAAGGCGCTCAGTCGCGAGGAGAACAACTACCACCACAGTCTCGACGCGACCCAGATCTATCTCAACGAGATCGGGTTCTCGCCGCTGCTGACACCGGAAGAGGAAGTGCACTTCGGGCGCCTGGCGCAGAAGGGCGATCCGGCCGGCCGTCAGCGCATGATCGAATCCAACCTGCGCCTGGTGGTGAAGATCGCCAGACGCTACCTCAATCGCGGGCTGTCGCTGCTCGACCTGATCGAGGAGGGCAATCTGGGCCTGATCCGTGCGGTCGAGAAATTCGACCCGGAGCGCGGCTTCCGCTTCTCGACCTACGCGACCTGGTGGATTCGCCAGACCATCGAGCGGGCGCTGATGAACCAGACGCGCACCATTCGTCTGCCCATCCACGTGGTCAAGGAACTCAACATCTATCTGCGCGCCGCGCGCGAGCTGACCCAGAAGCTCGACCACGAGGCCACCGCCGAGGAGATTGCGGAGTTCCTCGACAAGCCGGTGGCCACGGTCAAGAAGATGCTGGGGCTCAATGAGCGCGTCTCTTCCGTCGACTACCCGATGGGTGGCGAGAGCGACAAGCCGCTGATCGACACCCTGGCCGACGAAAACGAAGTGGGACCGGAATCCAATCTGGTCGATGACGACGTCAAGGCGCACGTCGACGAGTGGCTTGCCGAGCTCAGCGACAAGCAGCGAGAGGTCGTGGTGCGGCGTTTCGGGCTGCGCGGTCACGAAGCGGCGACCCTCGAAGAAGTCGGTGAGGAGATCGGCCTGACCCGTGAGCGGGTGCGTCAGATTCAGGTCGAGGCGCTCAAGAAACTGCGCCGGATGCTCGAGAAGCAGGGGTTGTCGATGGACTCGATCTTCGAGTGA
- a CDS encoding TolC family outer membrane protein encodes MSPSAPSSSRLSLRHALPLLLAASFAPSVQAADLLTITQDALANSSSLNASRSTFRSTEAGQDVSRGALLPQISATGSLYRSDSLETQHAAGASAGAGAGAGGSTSGQDYNGSSLGVNVTQVLFDASDWYQYQQSKKQVGQQALQLEIDQQQLLYDVSSAYFEILRAKEVLDAREAQSKAIGRQLEQAKEQFNVGLVAITDVNEAKAAYDSARAQLISARSDLQVSFEALERLTGKQYDSIDGLAEDLPIASPKPATRDDWVNLAMTSSPSIRYAEAGVDVAKSSVDIARAGHLPTLNAYADYAYSDNDIEALRGHNENVEVGVQANLPIYSGGSTSASVRQNTYSLESTQYDFEDQRRYTTQQVRSLFTQVVNDVESVDAQREAIVSSRSALEATRAGYEVGTRNIVDVLNAEQSLYESISNYADARYTYVTDLLQLRQQAGVLSLDVIRGTNQWLRDSKRVSLDLADTQRGGSPTDDIGARPTPPTP; translated from the coding sequence ATGTCGCCCTCTGCTCCGTCGTCATCCCGTTTATCCCTGCGCCATGCGCTGCCGCTGCTGCTGGCCGCTTCGTTCGCACCGTCGGTACAGGCGGCCGATCTGCTCACCATCACCCAGGATGCCCTGGCCAACTCGTCGAGCCTCAACGCCTCGCGCTCCACCTTCCGCAGCACGGAAGCGGGGCAGGACGTGTCGCGTGGCGCGCTGCTGCCGCAGATCAGCGCCACCGGCAGCCTCTATCGCAGTGACTCGCTCGAGACTCAGCATGCGGCGGGTGCGTCGGCCGGTGCCGGCGCCGGCGCGGGCGGCTCCACCTCGGGGCAGGACTACAACGGCAGCAGCCTCGGGGTCAACGTGACCCAGGTGCTGTTCGATGCCTCCGACTGGTATCAGTACCAGCAGAGCAAGAAGCAGGTGGGGCAGCAGGCGCTGCAGCTCGAGATCGATCAGCAGCAGCTGCTCTATGATGTCTCCAGCGCCTACTTCGAGATTCTGCGCGCCAAGGAGGTGCTCGACGCCCGCGAAGCGCAGTCCAAGGCGATCGGGCGCCAGCTGGAACAGGCCAAGGAGCAGTTCAATGTCGGTCTGGTGGCGATCACCGACGTCAATGAGGCCAAGGCCGCCTACGATTCGGCACGCGCCCAGCTGATCTCCGCCCGCAGTGACCTGCAGGTTAGCTTCGAGGCGCTGGAGCGTCTGACCGGCAAGCAGTACGACAGCATCGACGGTCTCGCCGAAGATCTGCCCATCGCTTCGCCCAAGCCCGCTACCCGCGACGACTGGGTCAACCTGGCGATGACCAGCAGCCCGTCGATCCGCTACGCCGAAGCCGGGGTCGACGTCGCCAAGTCGAGCGTGGACATCGCCCGTGCCGGCCATCTGCCGACTCTGAACGCCTATGCCGATTACGCCTATTCGGACAACGACATCGAGGCCCTTCGCGGGCACAACGAGAACGTCGAGGTCGGCGTGCAGGCGAATCTGCCGATCTACTCCGGCGGCTCGACCAGCGCCTCGGTGCGGCAGAACACCTACTCGCTGGAGTCGACCCAGTACGACTTCGAGGATCAGCGCCGCTACACCACCCAGCAGGTGCGCTCGCTGTTCACGCAGGTGGTCAACGACGTCGAGTCGGTCGATGCCCAGCGCGAGGCGATCGTCTCCAGTCGCAGTGCGCTGGAAGCGACCCGGGCCGGCTACGAGGTGGGCACGCGTAATATCGTCGACGTGCTCAACGCCGAGCAGTCGCTCTACGAGTCGATCTCCAACTATGCCGATGCGCGCTACACCTATGTCACCGATCTGCTCCAGCTGCGCCAGCAGGCCGGGGTGCTGAGTCTCGATGTGATCCGTGGCACCAACCAGTGGCTGCGCGACAGCAAGCGGGTCTCGCTCGATCTGGCCGATACCCAACGCGGCGGCTCGCCGACCGACGATATCGGCGCCCGGCCGACCCCGCCGACGCCCTGA
- the alr gene encoding alanine racemase has protein sequence MARPLRAEIDLAALCRNYRTASALAPQSRSMAVLKADAYGHGALACARALTGLAPAFAVATIEEAVALRDGGIETPIMLLEGIFEAAELATVEALSLWQVVHSEWQLEAVLAYRPRRPLPVWLKFDAGMHRLGFSADELRRHWARLRQAPERVTDLHLISHFSTADLADDSAFQAQHAQVRALGEALGAPLCLANSPATLQHPPAHGAWNRPGVMLYGSNPLEGALPAGVALEPVMTLRSRLIAVRTLEAGEAVGYGGRFRTRRHSRIGVVAAGYGDGYDRHARDGTPVLVNGQRCAIAGRVSMDMLTVDITEVADADVGSEVVLWGRGLGVDEVAGHCDTIAYTLLTGVLPRAPRVYLPATAAAAVS, from the coding sequence ATGGCAAGACCCCTGCGCGCCGAGATCGATCTCGCGGCGCTGTGTCGCAACTATCGCACGGCGAGCGCCCTGGCGCCGCAGAGCCGGTCGATGGCGGTGCTCAAGGCGGATGCCTACGGTCACGGTGCGCTCGCCTGCGCCCGTGCATTGACCGGGCTGGCGCCGGCCTTCGCGGTGGCGACGATCGAGGAAGCGGTGGCGCTGCGCGACGGCGGCATCGAGACGCCGATTATGCTGCTCGAAGGCATCTTCGAGGCCGCGGAGCTGGCCACGGTCGAGGCGCTCTCGCTGTGGCAGGTGGTGCATAGCGAGTGGCAGCTGGAGGCGGTGCTTGCCTATCGGCCGCGTCGGCCGCTGCCGGTATGGCTCAAGTTCGACGCCGGCATGCACCGCCTGGGGTTCTCGGCGGACGAACTTCGCCGCCACTGGGCGCGCCTGCGCCAGGCGCCGGAGCGAGTCACCGATTTGCATCTGATCAGCCACTTCTCCACGGCCGACCTCGCCGATGACAGCGCTTTCCAGGCCCAGCACGCTCAGGTCCGTGCCCTGGGCGAGGCGCTGGGGGCACCGCTGTGTCTGGCCAACTCACCCGCGACGCTGCAGCACCCGCCGGCGCACGGTGCCTGGAACCGACCGGGGGTCATGCTCTACGGCAGCAACCCGCTGGAAGGTGCGCTGCCGGCAGGGGTGGCGCTCGAGCCGGTGATGACGCTGCGCTCGCGCCTGATCGCCGTGCGTACGCTGGAAGCGGGCGAGGCGGTGGGCTATGGCGGGCGCTTTCGTACCCGTCGGCACAGCCGTATCGGCGTGGTCGCCGCCGGCTACGGCGACGGCTACGACCGCCACGCCCGCGATGGCACCCCGGTGCTGGTCAACGGCCAGCGCTGCGCCATCGCCGGACGGGTGTCGATGGACATGCTCACCGTCGACATCACCGAGGTGGCCGATGCCGACGTCGGCAGCGAGGTGGTGCTGTGGGGGCGCGGGCTCGGCGTCGACGAGGTGGCGGGGCACTGCGACACCATCGCCTATACCCTGCTCACCGGTGTGCTGCCGCGGGCGCCGCGGGTCTATCTGCCGGCGACAGCCGCGGCGGCGGTGAGTTGA
- the lpxL gene encoding LpxL/LpxP family Kdo(2)-lipid IV(A) lauroyl/palmitoleoyl acyltransferase — MAKKVYPANHAHPRYWGTWFAIALMKASAFLPWRLKLAVGRGIGLLSWRLAKRRRHITDTNLALCFPEWDSDKRAEMVKRTFVANGIGILETATGWCRDPEHLRQRIAFRGIEHMERARAQGKGVLVIGIHFSTLDLGGALHSLFFPADVVYRPHDNPVFENFMTRARRDIFGAAIDRHDLRGVVRRIKSGHVVWYSPDQDFGRDASVFAPFFGVEAATLKLTAKIARMTGAPVMPFMFHRNPDDRTYTLEYLPAFENFPSDDEVADATLVNAFIEQAIRRHPEQYLWLHRRFKTRPPGEPSVY; from the coding sequence ATGGCCAAGAAAGTCTATCCCGCCAATCATGCCCATCCCCGCTACTGGGGGACCTGGTTCGCCATCGCGCTGATGAAGGCGAGCGCCTTCCTGCCGTGGCGCCTCAAGCTGGCCGTGGGCCGTGGCATCGGTCTGCTGAGCTGGCGCCTGGCGAAGCGGCGCCGGCATATCACCGATACCAATCTGGCGCTGTGCTTCCCCGAGTGGGACAGCGACAAGCGCGCGGAGATGGTCAAGCGCACCTTCGTGGCCAACGGTATCGGCATCCTCGAGACCGCCACCGGCTGGTGCCGCGACCCCGAGCACCTGCGCCAGCGCATCGCCTTCCGCGGCATCGAGCACATGGAGCGCGCGCGCGCCCAGGGCAAGGGGGTGCTGGTGATCGGTATTCACTTCTCGACCCTCGATCTGGGCGGGGCGCTGCACTCGCTGTTCTTCCCTGCGGACGTGGTCTATCGACCCCACGACAATCCGGTGTTCGAGAACTTCATGACCCGTGCCCGGCGCGATATCTTCGGCGCCGCGATCGATCGCCACGATCTGCGCGGCGTGGTGCGGCGGATCAAGTCGGGCCACGTGGTGTGGTACTCGCCGGACCAGGACTTCGGTCGTGACGCCAGCGTCTTTGCGCCCTTCTTCGGGGTCGAGGCGGCAACGCTCAAGCTCACCGCCAAGATTGCGCGCATGACCGGTGCGCCGGTCATGCCGTTCATGTTCCACCGCAATCCCGATGATCGCACCTACACCCTGGAGTATCTGCCGGCATTCGAGAACTTCCCCAGCGACGACGAGGTCGCCGACGCGACCCTGGTCAACGCCTTCATCGAACAGGCGATCCGGCGGCATCCGGAGCAGTATCTATGGCTGCATCGACGCTTCAAGACGCGCCCGCCGGGGGAGCCGTCGGTCTACTAA
- a CDS encoding DUF1328 domain-containing protein has product MLSYAVIFLIVAIIAGVLGFGGVAGIAATIAKVLFVIFLILFVVSLIRGRGR; this is encoded by the coding sequence ATGCTCAGTTATGCCGTGATTTTTCTCATCGTCGCCATCATTGCCGGCGTTCTCGGGTTCGGCGGAGTCGCCGGAATCGCGGCGACGATCGCCAAGGTGCTATTCGTCATCTTCCTGATCCTGTTCGTCGTATCGCTGATACGCGGCCGTGGTCGCTAG
- the ettA gene encoding energy-dependent translational throttle protein EttA has protein sequence MAQYVFTMNRVGKVVPPKREILKDISLSFFPGAKIGVLGLNGAGKSTLLRIMAGVDTEYNGEARPMPGINIGYLPQEPELDDTKSVRETVEEALGEVKAAQEKLEGVYAAYAEPDADFDALAAEQARLENIIEAADAHNIERKLEVAAEALRLPPWDARVGHLSGGERRRVALCRLLLSSPDMLLLDEPTNHLDAESVAWLERFLHDYPGTVVAITHDRYFLDNVAGWILELDRGHGIPFEGNYSQWLESKEKRLEQEAKAEAGRQRAIKQELEWVRQNPKGRQAKSKARLNRFDELQSGDYQKRNETNEIYIPPGPRLGDKVIEFHDVAKRFDDKLLFDNLSFQIPAGAIVGIVGGNGAGKSTLFKLISGKEQPDSGEVVVGETVDIAYVEQLRDHFDNTQTVWQAVSDGHDMLSINGYEVSSRAYVGRFNFKGTDQQKRLSELSGGERGRLQLAQTLKQGANVLLLDEPSNDLDIETLRALEEALLAFPGCALVISHDRWFLDRIATHILAYEGDSSVVFFEGNYTDYEADHQKRVGSDTPKRMKYKRIDA, from the coding sequence ATGGCGCAATACGTTTTCACCATGAACCGGGTGGGCAAGGTCGTCCCCCCGAAACGCGAGATTCTCAAGGACATCTCGCTCTCCTTCTTCCCCGGCGCCAAGATCGGCGTGCTCGGTCTCAACGGGGCCGGCAAGTCGACGCTGCTGCGGATCATGGCCGGCGTCGACACCGAGTACAACGGCGAAGCGCGGCCGATGCCGGGCATCAATATCGGCTACCTGCCGCAGGAGCCCGAGCTCGACGACACCAAGAGCGTGCGCGAGACGGTCGAAGAGGCCCTGGGCGAGGTCAAGGCGGCGCAGGAGAAACTGGAAGGCGTCTATGCCGCCTACGCCGAACCGGATGCCGACTTCGATGCCCTGGCCGCCGAACAGGCGCGCCTGGAGAACATCATCGAGGCCGCCGACGCCCACAACATCGAGCGTAAGCTCGAAGTCGCCGCCGAAGCGCTGCGCCTGCCGCCCTGGGATGCCCGCGTGGGTCATCTCTCTGGCGGTGAGCGCCGCCGTGTGGCGCTGTGCCGGCTGCTACTGTCGAGCCCCGACATGCTGCTGCTCGACGAGCCGACCAACCACCTCGACGCCGAGTCGGTGGCCTGGCTGGAGCGCTTCCTCCACGACTACCCCGGCACCGTAGTGGCGATCACCCACGACCGCTACTTCCTCGACAATGTCGCCGGCTGGATTCTCGAGCTCGACCGTGGCCACGGTATCCCGTTCGAGGGCAACTACTCCCAGTGGCTCGAGTCCAAGGAGAAGCGGCTCGAGCAGGAGGCCAAGGCCGAGGCGGGTCGCCAGCGCGCGATCAAGCAGGAGCTGGAGTGGGTGCGCCAGAATCCCAAGGGGCGTCAGGCCAAGAGCAAGGCGCGCCTCAACCGCTTCGACGAACTGCAGTCCGGCGATTACCAGAAGCGTAACGAGACCAACGAGATCTACATTCCGCCCGGGCCGCGCCTGGGCGACAAGGTCATCGAGTTCCATGACGTCGCCAAGCGCTTCGACGACAAGCTGCTGTTCGACAACCTGTCGTTCCAGATTCCGGCAGGCGCAATCGTGGGGATCGTCGGCGGCAACGGCGCCGGCAAGTCGACCCTGTTCAAGCTGATCTCCGGCAAGGAGCAGCCGGACAGCGGCGAGGTGGTCGTGGGCGAGACCGTCGACATCGCCTACGTCGAGCAGCTGCGCGACCACTTCGACAACACCCAGACCGTGTGGCAGGCCGTCTCCGACGGGCATGACATGCTCAGCATCAACGGCTACGAAGTCTCGTCGCGAGCCTACGTGGGTCGCTTCAACTTCAAGGGCACCGACCAGCAGAAGCGGCTCAGCGAGCTCTCCGGCGGTGAGCGCGGGCGCCTGCAGCTGGCGCAGACGCTCAAGCAGGGTGCCAACGTGCTGCTGCTCGACGAACCCTCCAACGATCTCGATATCGAGACCCTGCGCGCCCTCGAGGAAGCTCTGCTCGCCTTCCCCGGCTGTGCGCTGGTGATCTCCCACGACCGCTGGTTCCTCGACCGTATCGCCACCCATATCCTGGCCTATGAGGGCGACTCCAGCGTGGTGTTCTTCGAGGGCAACTACACCGACTACGAAGCCGACCATCAGAAGCGGGTCGGCAGCGACACGCCCAAGCGCATGAAGTACAAGCGCATCGACGCCTGA